In a single window of the Rhopalosiphum padi isolate XX-2018 chromosome 1, ASM2088224v1, whole genome shotgun sequence genome:
- the LOC132917573 gene encoding putative zinc finger protein 840, translating into MNTDSIQLKMHQNRIKKNKNKLQQQKQIEDKKKYVRHYCDVCCKNYINSTSFKTHMKTFHGQLNLNNASSEDELILKSKKNGIGKTDNIFTEFEDQMPVELRNDQHRCNVCNQIFSNSIDYMNHEKSHYQTLTINNSRISQKSMTLDDDMALDNADVDGTIADTTNNDDKSLEIFDDSTISNTSNNDLKSLDDLDYNTSTSDTSNNDTTSDTCNYKIINNSFKGVFKSKSDFEEHHPYFNIGNLKTCSNQTNLMFCTPNELNINTENNSLFNNEINPPQKNSWKPDENHIKALHEICVVQQPFECEICEETCDQYDHYQFNQWWSSDEILKCQVCNQKFTEEEQLKLHEYEHVKTHFC; encoded by the coding sequence atgaatactgATTCAATTCAACTTAAAATGCATcaaaatcgtattaaaaaaaataaaaacaaattacaacaacaaaaacaaattgaagacaagaaaaaatatgttagaCATTATTGTGATGTctgttgtaaaaattatataaattctacATCTTTTAAAACACATATGAAAACTTTTCATggtcagttaaatttaaataatgcttCGAGTGAAGATGAGTtaattttgaaatcaaaaaaaaacggAATTGGAAagacagataatatttttaccgaaTTTGAGGATCAAATGCCGGTAGAACTGAGAAATGATCAGCATAGATGCAATGTCtgtaatcaaatattttcaaactcgATCGATTATATGAATCATGAAAAATCGCATTATCAAACACTCACAATTAACAATTCTAGAATTTCTCAAAAGTCTATGACACTTGATGATGATATGGCTTTGGACAATGCTGATGTTGATGGTACAATTGCAGATACTACTAATAATGATGATAAGTCTTTGGAAATCTTTGATGATAGTACAATTTCAAATACCTCAAATAATGATCTTAAGTCTTTAGATGATTTAGATTATAATACTTCAACTTCAGACACCTCTAATAATGATACAACTTCGGAcacttgtaattataaaattataaacaactcATTTAAGGgtgtatttaaatctaaatctGATTTTGAAGAACATCatccatattttaatattggtaatctAAAAACTTGTAGTAATCAAACAAACTTAATGTTCTGTACACCAAATGAACTCaatataaatactgaaaataatagtttatttaataatgaaataaacccACCTCAAAAAAATTCATGGAAGCCTGACGAAAATCATATTAAAGCATTACATGAAATATGTGTAGTCCAACAGCCATTTGAATGTGAAATTTGTGAAGAAACGTGTGATCAATATGACCATTATCAATTCAATCAATGGTGGTCGTCTgacgaaattttaaaatgtcaggTTTGCAATCAAAAGTTTACCGAAGAAGAACAACTAAAACTCCATGAATACGAACATGTAAAGACACATTTttgttag